From Pungitius pungitius chromosome 9, fPunPun2.1, whole genome shotgun sequence, one genomic window encodes:
- the LOC119218476 gene encoding trinucleotide repeat-containing gene 6C protein-like isoform X2, giving the protein MEEKRKKKQEEKTKTDVAQKKAADQKPKVPEPAPTKPSPGPPHQLHPASPTLTLSSSSSSSSSGNGKRASCSGQLPTQTPPLQQCQLSSASARYPPREVPPRFRQQEHKQLLKRGQPLPAGALGALTLSCLSSSSSSSSSTSASSTSPNSAASAAGNLHPDTSLQSGSFAHYETSHWGDSLPVDSPSGASSWDRVITDRSNADVWPTIGHSTPPCHPAEPECSLGSASSYTDKSAVTTTSGNSFMSMATGAAGQQAHYSSLKANNNMMTGPGSANTCSSRGWGSDGKQDAMNGGRVGGPNNWGSTNFNLNLNPNANPSAWPVLGHEGGGSCSIGPNAVSNSSSLPPGINCNGNMGNGSLGENDGGGWVGMMSANENDQQHPSTNTSMSFKMEPSNLNNDGPNHTKQQQQAQEPMSPIHGITGWGGQSPTESSQLNGDTTGSSVWGSGETKAANSPKESGWDSAPSGGLSAWGRQGSGGGSNGSGGWGDWGKSSGGGDAPKGWESADAGSSGSGQEQQLGSWGQQPRTAPASDASGDSNESQSARRDRSSSTDCTPVLPRQDLDPRVLSNTGWGQTPIRQHTVWEMEEANSIEGKSKCSSAPTGGPISNVGPSSINGGTINTKIGPSQRPGSGEKNDSEGSSCSGWRAPPPQPTQSGSGWGNPPQSLSKAPNGTTSGWGESVPPNGPRNGGTPSWGSEEKSSGWDDAPAKSQPSNWGEGPKSSHGWGNSNGGSNGPSSGEWGETEVKKNGSSSSMWEGEGGNAGSGGWKESPRGGNRGGGWSKPAPAVSNNSWGENPRANGPMQGSWGSAKPQESSSSSSSNGSGGGGSMGSWGGPGTVKQNSSNWGNGSKPDQGMDPTGWEEPSPPSIRRKMEIDDGTSTWGDPVSHKKTVNMWDRNNPNNNPGNSGPPPSKSGGVIIPNNNNPNHSVGPGNNSHHHTHHMHHHPPHHGQPPAHLQHHGNNNGSSNNGPPHPGGGPQGRAPLANPGWGELPNVQPKSEPAWGEPAAPTASVDNGTSAWGKSTGGAGGWGDGGHESSGPYGRPNGPTSSSVCKPGPKPMQDGWGNGGEEMSMNTGQWDAEDGDMWNSPTSQESSSSCNSWGNGPKKGLSKGKMGKPDETWIMNRLIKQLTDMGFPRDPAEEALKSNNMNLDQAMSALLEKKTDLDKRGMGMSDYSNGMNKPMVCRPSALSKDTSERTSFLDKDGVLSDDAPPSPFLPSPSLKLPLANSSLPGQGLGQGNPGLAMQNLNNRQIPSGMFGSSGAAQTRAMLQQQQQQQQQPQPPVPPLSSSQPSLRAQVPQFLSPQVQAQLLQFAAKNIGLNPALLTSPINPQQMTLLYQLQQLQMAYQRLQIQQQMMQAQRNVSGPIRQQEQQVARTITNMQQQIQQHQRQLYQALLMKQQQLPSHSSSSSSSAAGLHAPGGPSGGHGSGKSSHDPYAGPHHAPGLADTLHTKEPLSSPNAYSSYSLSGLNTNMNVNCMEVGGLSLKEPPQPQSRLSQWTHSNSMDGLSGNSSNMENNHNKHGAISAASSLGPPGKPPHLEDSYSPYNLMSSSESPTSPMVSQESWGQGKSPNEKISNGTNINWPPEFCPGVPWKGLQNIDPENDPNMTPGSVPNGPTINTNIHDVNRYLLRDRNGGKLSEMKSTWSQGTISQGQASLSHELWKVPQGPRSNAAPSRPPPGLTNSKPSSTWGGNSLGLGQGWSGSYASEGTTWSTDSSNRTSSWLVLRNLTPQIDGSTLRTLCMQHGPLVTFHLNLTQGNAVVRYSSKDEAAKAQKSLHMCVLGNTTILAEFAGEEEVNRFFAQGQSLANNTTSWQANPGTNQNRMGGATQSHPIGQWSGGGGGGCKSGGGDLLWGGMPHYSSLWGPPGGGDDGRVIGSPTPINTLLPGDLLSGESM; this is encoded by the exons ACACATCCCTCCAGAGTGGCTCCTTTGCCCACTATGAGACCTCTCATTGGGGAGACTCTTTGCCAGTGGACAGCCCGTCCGGCGCCAGCAGCTGGGACCGAGTGATTACTGACCGAAGTAACGCAGACGTTTGGCCCACCATCGGCCACAGCACTCCCCCCTGCCACCCCGCAGAACCAGAATGCTCCTTGGGCTCAGCTAGCTCTTACACGGACAAGAGTGCTGTCACTACCACCAGTGGTAATAGTTTCATGAGTATGGCCACAGGTGCCGCAGGGCAGCAGGCCCACTATTCCTCTCTTAAAGCCAACAATAACATGATGACGGGACCTGGGTCAGCCAACACATGCAGTAGCAGAGGCTGGGGCTCGGATGGCAAACAAGATGCTATGAATGGTGGGCGAGTAGGGGGACCCAATAACTGGGGCTCCACCAACTTTAACTTGAACCTCAATCCCAATGCCAACCCATCAGCTTGGCCAGTTCTGGGCCATGAGGGTGGTGGAAGTTGTAGTATTGGCCCTAATGCGGTGTCAAACTCCTCATCCCTCCCACCAGGTATTAATTGCAATGGAAACATGGGAAATGGGAGCCTGGGGGAAAATGACGGGGGAGGTTGGGTTGGCATGATGAGTGCTAATGAAAATGATCAACAGCACCCTTCAACTAACACAAGCATGTCCTTCAAAATGGAACCTTCTAACCTTAACAATGATGGACCAAACCACACTaagcagcagcaacaagctcAGGAGCCTATGAGCCCTATCCATGGGATTACTGGCTGGGGAGGCCAGTCCCCCACTGAATCATCCCAGCTCAATGGGGACACAACAGGCAGCTCTGTATGGGGTAGTGGAGAAACCAAGGCAGCTAACTCTCCCAAGGAATCTGGCTGGGACTCTGCTCCCTCTGGAGGCCTTTCTGCCTGGGGCCGGCAAGGCAGTGGTGGTGGGAGCAATGGAAGCGGTGGCTGGGGCGACTGGGGCAAGTCCTCTGGCGGCGGCGATGCACCTAAAGGCTGGGAGTCGGCAGATGCCGGTAGCTCTGGTTCAGGCCAAGAGCAACAGCTGGGCTCATGGGGCCAGCAGCCCAGAACAGCCCCGGCTAGCGACGCAAGTGGCGACAGCAACGAAAGTCAATCTGCCCGCAGAGACAGGTCCTCCAGCACAGATTGTACCCCTGTGCTGCCTCGACAGGACCTGGACCCTCGGGTGCTGAGTAACACGGGTTGGGGTCAGACCCCGATCCGACAGCACACTGTATGGGAGATGGAAGAAGCCAACTCAATTGAAGGAAAGAGCAAATGCAGCTCAGCCCCCACAGGAGGGCCCATCTCCAATGTTGGACCCTCTTCCATCAATGGAGGTACCATCAACACAAAAATTGGCCCCAGCCAGAGACCTGGGTCCGGAGAAAAAAATGACAGCGAAGGATCGTCATGCTCTGGCTGGAGAGCCCCTCCACCTCAGCCTACCCAAAGTGGATCAGGATGGGGGAACCCCCCACAGTCGCTCAGCAAAGCGCCAAATGGCACTACCAGTGGCTGGGGCGAATCTGTGCCGCCCAATGGTCCCAGAAATGGAGGCACACCATCCTGGGGTTCTGAGGAAAAGTCGTCCGGTTGGGACGATGCACCCGCAAAAAGTCAACCCTCCAATTGGGGGGAGGGCCCCAAAAGCTCCCATGGATGGGGCAACAGCAATGGCGGCTCCAACGGCCCGAGCAGTGGGGAGTGGGGAGAGACGGAGGTCAAGAAGAACGGATCGTCCAGCAGCATgtgggaaggagaaggaggtaaTGCAGGAAGTGGTGGCTGGAAGGAAAGCCCGAGGGGAGGAAATAGAGGAGGAGGCTGGAGTAAGCCCGCCCCTGCTGTGAGTAATAACAGCTGGGGGGAGAACCCACGTGCCAATGGCCCAATGCAGGGGAGCTGGGGCTCTGCCAAGCCTcaggaaagcagcagcagcagcagcagcaatggcAGCGGAGGAGGTGGAAGCATGGGTTCATGGGGCGGTCCTGGAACTGTAAAGCAGAACTCATCAAACTGGGGAAATGGCAGCAAACCGGACCAAGGCATGGATCCCACTGGCTGGGAAgagccctcccctccctctatcCGCAGGAAGATGGAGATTGACGATGGGACGTCCACCTGGGGCGATCCCGTCTCCCACAAAAAGACTGTCAACATGTGGGATCGCAACAATCCCAATAATAACCCGGGCAACAGCGGCCCACCTCCCAGTAAGAGTGGTGGAGTGATAATCCCCAACAATAACAACCCCAATCACTCGGTTGGCCCCGGCAACAACAGTCACCATCACACCCACCAcatgcaccaccacccccctcaTCATGGCCAGCCCCCAGCTCACCTGCAACACCATGGAAACAACAATGGGTCATCCAACAATGGCCCCCCGCATCCAGGTGGCGGCCCCCAGGGCAGAGCTCCGCTCGCCAACCCAG gttGGGGAGAACTTCCCAATGTTCAACCCAAGTCTGAGCCTGCTTGGGGAGAGCCGGCGGCTCCAACAGCATCCGTGGACAACGGCACGTCTGCTTGGGGCAAGTCCACAGGGGGAGCAGGAGGATGGGGCGACGGGGGGCACGAGTCCTCTGGACCCTATGGCAGGCCCAACGGCCCCACAAGTTCTTCAGTCTGCAAGCCAG GTCCCAAACCCATGCAAGACGGCTGGGGAAACGGAGGGGAGGAGATGAGCATGAATACAGGCCAATGGGACGCCGAGGACGGGGACATGTGGAACAGCCCCACGTCCCAGGAGAGCAGCTCTTCCTGCAACTCCTGGGGCAATGGACCCAAGAAGGGCCTGAGCAAG GGCAAGATGGGCAAGCCAGATGAAACTTGGATCATGAACCGTCTCATCAAACAGCTCACTGACATGGGCTTTCCG AGAGACCCTGCTGAGGAGGCTCTGaagagcaacaacatgaaccttGACCAGGCCATGA GCGCCCTGTTGGAGAAGAAGACGGACCTGGACAAGCGGGGCATGGGCATGTCCGACTACAGCAACGGCATGAACAAGCCCATGGTGTGTCGGCCCTCTGCACTCTCCAAAGACACCTCCGAACGCACTTCCTTTCTTGACAAG GATGGTGTTCTGTCAGATGATGCCCCCCCATCACCGTTTCTGCCTTCCCCCAGCCTGAAGCTCCCCCTGGCCAACAGTAGCCTTCCTGGGCAGGGTCTGGGGCAGGGCAACCCGGGGCTGGCCATGCAAAACTTGAACAACAGACAG ATACCCAGTGGAATGTTTGGCAGTAGTGGAGCAGCACAAACCCGGGcgatgctgcagcagcagcagcagcagcagcagcagcctcagccACCAGTGCCACCTCTCAGCTCCTCCCAGCCTAGTCTACGTGCTCAAGTGCCTCAGTTTCTCTCCCCTCAG GTCCAAGCACAGCTCTTGCAGTTTGCAGCAAAAAACATTGGTCTGAACCCTGCACTTTTAACCTCACCAATAAACCCTCAACAAATGACCCTGTTGTACCAACTTCAGCAACTGCAGATG GCGTACCAGCGTTTACAAATCCAGCAGCAGATGATGCAGGCGCAACGCAATGTTTCCGGCCCCATTAGACAACAAGAGCAGCAA GTTGCACGTACAATCACCAACATGCAGCAGCAGATCCAGCAGCACCAGCGTCAGCTGTACCAAGCGCTGCTGATGAAGCAGCAGCAACTTccctctcactcctcctcctcctcctcctccgccgctgGTCTGCATGCCCCTGGTGGCCCCTCCGGAGGCCACGGCTCCGGCAAATCAAGCCACGACCCCTACGCGGGGCCCCACCACGCTCCGGGCCTCGCCGACACACTGCACACCAAAGAGCCGCTGTCTTCGCCCAACGCCTACAGCTCTTACTCCCTCT CTGGACTGAATACAAACATGAATGTAAACTGCATGGAGGTTGGGGGTTTGTCCCTGAAGGAGCCCCCCCAGCCCCAATCCCGCCTGTCCCAGTGGACGCACTCTAACTCCATGGACGGCCTCTCTGGCAACTCCTCAAACATGGAAAACAACCACAATAAGCACG GTGCCATATCTGCTGCCTCTTCCCTGGGCCCCCCTGGGAAACCCCCCCATCTGGAGGACTCCTACAGCCCTTACAATCTAATGTCCAGCTCTGAGTCCCCCACCAGCCCCATGGTGTCCCAAGAAAGCTGGGGCCAGGGCAAGAGCCCCAATGAAAAGATCTCCAATGGGACCAACATTAACTGGCCCCCCG AGTTCTGCCCGGGCGTGCCATGGAAGGGCCTTCAGAACATCGACCCGGAGAATGACCCCAACATGACTCCTGGCAGCGTCCCCAACGGCCCCACCATCAACACCAACATCCACGATGTCAACCGCTACTTGCTGCGGGACAGGAACGGAG GCAAGCTGTCTGAGATGAAGTCCACCTGGTCCCAAGGGACCATCTCCCAGGGCCAAGCCTCCTTGTCCCACGAGCTGTGGAAAGTCCCTCAGGGGCCGCGCAGCAACGCGGCCCCTTCGCGGCCCCCGCCAGGCCTCACCAACAGCAAGCCCTCCTCCACCTGGGGAGGCAACTCTCTGGGCCTGGGCCAAGGCTGGAGCGGCTCCTACGCCTCTG AGGGAACCACCTGGAGTACTGACAGCTCCAACAGGACCAGCAGCTGGCTGGTGCTGAGGAATCTCACCCCACAA ATTGACGGTTCGACTCTGCGGACCCTGTGCATGCAGCACGGACCCCTGGTCACATTCCACCTCAACCTGACGCAGGGGAACGCCGTGGTGCGCTACAGCTCCAAAGACGAGGCCGCAAAGGCCCAGAAGTCTCTGCACAT GTGTGTGCTTGGAAACACCACCATCTTGGCGGAGTTCGCcggcgaggaggaggtgaaCCGCTTCTTTGCACAAGGCCAGTCCCTGGCGAACAACACCACCAGCTGGCAGGCCAACCCAGGAACTAATCAAAACCGTATGGGCGGGGCGACACAGTCCCACCCCATTGGCCAGTggagcggcggcggtggcggcgggtGCAAGTCCGGCGGAGGCGACCTGCTGTGGGGCGGGATGCCCCATTACTCCAGCCTGTGGGGGCCGCCAGGCGGCGGCGACGACGGCCGTGTGATCGGGAGCCCCACCCCCATTAACACCCTGCTGCCTGGAGATCTGCTGAGTGGAGAGTCCATGTAG